The genomic window CAACAAGAAGAAGCAGAAGCTATTGATCAACAATTTGGAAACATTCTGAGAGATATAAATCCTGATTTATATCAAAGTTTTGAAGAAATAGATTGGGATAGCCATGAAACAAGAAGACAAGTAGAAGAATTCAAACAACAAGTAATAGATAATATTCAAGATTCTTGAAAGGCTGAAATATTATGTAATTTTGTAGATGAACTAAGATGAGTTGAACAAGAACTTGATGAATGAGTACAAGAAATTTTAAATGAATCTATTCAAGCATTAGATTGAATTATAGAATGAAATCCCGAAGCAAGACTAAAAGCCATAGATTTAAATGGCGATATAGAGTGAGGAAATATAGGAAATTTTAGCAAATTTGTTGAATTTTTAAGTGAACAAGACTCTCCCGAATACGACGAAATCAAAGAACAATTTGAAAAAGATATAAGAGCAAGTTTGGAGGAATGATTTAATATAAGGTGAGATAATAGTTATGAAATTTTGAAGCTAATGTTGAGCTATTTGGATGAATTTGAGTCAGACAATTTCCCCGACAATTATGAAGAATTCAAAAATAATGTAGAAGATGGAACAAGTAGTTTTTGATTTAATAGATGAGATAGATGGTTTTTACAACTAGACAGCTCTAGAGGTTCCAACCTAAAAGTATATGACCATGTTAGTACAGCTTGGTCTTGAGCACAACAAAGATTTGAAAAAGCATGATATATTTCTCCAAATTGAGAATTTGTAGATGATAGAGACAGAGGAGATAAAATAGATAACCAATTTGCTGATCACCACACAAACAACATTGATTTTTCTGAAACCATAAGCAAACTTGAAGAATTAAGTAGTGGTTCATGACAAGAAACCAATTTACCTTGAGGAATACCATGAGTGTGACAAATACTAGATATTCCTCCAGAAACTTCACCAGATGATTCTCCAGAAGAGTTATCATTAAATAACAATATAAATATTCCTCATACATGGGTTGAACAACATATACACTCACACATGGACTGAAATTTTGACATACAAAATCCAACCAAAGAGGATATTATAACAATTTTAGAAAGATATGATTGACAGCACATAAATACTTCAAATGACGATCTTGAAGATAGTGCTCAGATGATATATGCATTACAAGTAGCAATCTCAAAGTATCTTCCAAACAACACTCTATGAGATATAGACGGATTGTGGTGACCAAATACACAAAGAAATCTTGCTGATTTACAAAGCGAAATCTGATACCCTTGAAGTGGTTTTCCATGACCTAATACCACTCAAGCATTACTTGAATATATGAGAAACCAATAAGTATACATCAAAAAACAACTGGAATATTACTTCTAGTTGTTTTTTTGATTGCAAAAATTGTATGAACACATATTTTTACAATTTTTAACAAAAACTTCCTATTTATAATCATGCTTAGGCTTATATTACAAAAACCAACAAAACAACACCCAAAAACACTGTTGAAAAATCAACAAAATATCAGACAATTAAAAAGCCTCAAATAATATTTGATAAACTAAAAACAAAATAAGAATTGATTCCTTTAACAACAAACAATACCCTGAAGTTGCTGACCTCATATCTGAAGCTATAAAGTTTGTAGAAAACAATCAAGAAATTCCTGAGGAAATAAAAGCAAAGCTTGAAGAGATAAGTAGGCTAAATCAGCTGTACAATAAGTTATAATTATTAACTATAGTTTAAATCACAACTCAAAATAGTGTGTTTTTAAGTTCAAGATGGATCAATTCTCCCTACACTTCAGTCATCACGTATTTGATAATCCATTCAGCCAATACTTACTGTTTCTCACAGTAAAGATATAGGATCTCAACCAACATCCTTAGCAACAGAAGCCAAACTTCTCAAGTCTTCCAAATTGTTTTTATAATCATATGTACTCAAAGAAATATCTGATCAGTTTCAAGTAAAATGGAACGCTACTCAATCTCTTGTATAAACTCAAGCACCATCTATTTTTGAGTCATACCTTCATCTTTCAAGTTCATCCTTCAATCAATTCAAAATTCTTGAGCTTTCATTGTCTCACTGAGATTTGGAGTTTTCTAATATTCATTCAATATTATGTCATTGCTTAGAAAACTCTGCAACAACCTCTGGATCTGTAAGAGCAGCATCTAATGTGCTAAAATTCCAGCTATCTTTATGAGAATTGATAACTGAAAGTATATCATCTTTGTATTCATACAAATTGAGTCATTCATTAGTAATAAAATTTCACAATTCATGAAAATCAGCTCAAACATCATCACCACCTTGTGATGCAGCAAATCAAGAGATTTGCCTTGAATTGTATCTCCTTTCTCAACCCAAGGCTCATGATATAGAACTTGAAGTTTTGTTTGCAAAATCTCTCAAAGCTCATTGAGTATACTGCTGTTCTTTCCAGTGCCTTGGTGCCCTTTCTATCATTGAACCAAATTTTTCAAGTTCTCATAAACTATGAGTACCATAAGGAGAAGGTACAACTGGAGCTGTTTGAGCCAACTGATTTGAAAAATTATAAATATAGTTTCCTATTCATCAAGTAAATTTTCAAGACTTCAACACGGCAAACAAAACCATCCACATCACCATTATACCAAAAAAATTAGCCAAGAACCAAGAAAAATAATCAAAAAAAGCATTTATAGCTACTCATCAATCAAACTCTACCTCAGCAAAACAAATATGTATAGGCTTGTCTTCAAACATATCAAGCTTCCATGCGTTTTCTCCATCTTCACAAACTCAATCTTCTTCATTTTCTTGTCATTGAAGCGACATGAGTCAGTTGATTGGGTTGTTTCACTCATTATTTAATAAAGATGTGTTTATGGCAGTCAAAAACAAAGCTCATATACTAAGCACAAATACTACCACTACTGGCAAAAAAATGATCCACAAAAAAGCTCAAACTGAGTATTTTCATGAATTTTCTCCAAAATTGAAGTCAAAACTCCACATTATAGTCAAAAGAGGAGAAAAAACAATCAACATCCATAGCACAAAAATTCTTACAAAAAGTATTACTACAAATGCCACCAAAGGTGCAATAAATGCCAAAGCAAATAAAAATTGAAAAAGCATCAACAAAGAAAAATTTCACAAATTCTGATCTCAATCCAATCATTGTTGACTCATAGACAAACTTGAAAAATTCAAAAATGTTGAAAATACTGAAGAAAAGATTCAAGATGTTCAAGCCGCTCAATCAAGCAACTGTGAAAGATTTATTCATTGTTTTTCAGAGTTATCAATCATTTCTTCTCTACTATCTCATATTTGAGGATTTTCTACAACCAAATATCACATATCATGCATTACACAAGAATTGTTCTCAAACTCAATTTCAGTTCAATTTAGTTGGTGTCACTGCATATCCTCTTCAATTCTTTCTCTAAGATCATCAGATCATACATATATTTTTCAAGTAGCATCATCCAAAGTAAGATCTACTTCCTGTCAAATTCATACTTTGTCTGGATCATCCAATCAATTTTGACCAGCAACATCCCTCACTCTTTCTTCTATATCAGTCCATCACGAAGTATCATAATACTCATGTATTATTGCAGACAAAGTGTCTCATTCTTCTATCTTGTGAGTAACTGTATTAGACATTTTACAAGGGACATACTCTTTATCTCCATCTGAATACCAAACATAACTTGATCATGTTCAAGAAAAAATACTTCAGATATTATCTATATCCATATTGGATCTTATCACCATTGTTTTTTGATCTAACTGTTCGTTTCATTGCACAGAACTAAGTGGCAGTCATCATACTGCATATGTAAGTATTGTACTAATATCTATAAGTATAGCTACCAAAAACCAACTAGCCTGCACTCATACTCAAGCTATCAAAAGTTTTGGAAAAAATTTTTTGGGAGAAAACTTATCTTGTTTGTAGTTAAATATATACAAAAACACTGCAAGTATAAATACAAATCATATAATAAAATTGGCAAAATTTTTCATAATATTCCACAAATTCCAAAGATACATATCCAAATTGAATCAAGATCAATATACTAGTGTATTATCTGAAAGGATTCCTGCCAAAAAAAACAAAGGCCACAAAATAATATAACCTATGCTTAACAACTGTTCTAAAAACTCTATAAACCCTGAATAAGCTGATTCAGAAGATCAACTAGATGTTCAGTCAGCAGATACAGCACCAGCAAAAACATCAGGAGATAGCAAACCAGCTCCCAACACTACAACAAACAAGAAAACTTTTCCAACTCAAATGTTATTCATTATCTTACCATATCTTTTAAATCCGCATTTCTAATAGGATCCTGATGCTGACTAATACTAGCTCTAAAGTCTGACGCTCTCAATGCAGGATTAACTTCTCAGCCCTGCATCATATGACGAACCAAACCACTTAAGTCAGGGTTATCTAAATCCACATTTCAATCCTGATCCAACCAAGTAGCATCCTCACCAATATTTTTTCAAATATTTTTAGCCCAAGCTTCTATAGCTTCTCTAAGATTTGGATCACGCATACTAAGAGACTGTCAATCTTTTGCCATCTGTCTAAGTTCTCCAAAGAAATTTCTTGAACCTGGATCTGGTTGGTCTTTTGTTTGTTCAACATACCTCATCAACCTATCTTGCTGCCGGGTTGATATTGTACTAGCTCAAAATTTCTCTCACCAATTTGCAAGTTTACTTAATTCACTGTTATCCATTTGTTTAGCTTGCACATTTGAAAAAACATCTCTTCAAAATCTATTCTTGAATTGTTCTAGAGCTCAGACACTTTGTCCTCCTGGAAGCACAGGTGCAGCCTTCATAGCATCTTCTGAAAACTTAAATATACTATCTGAAACTCATGATGTAATCTCTGAAGTCTTAAAGCTTACTTTTATCAAAGCCCATATCATAAAACACACAAAAAGTGATATTATCAGATATCAGAAAAAACCTCAAACAAAGTCTCAAGCTTCTTCTATAATAGAACCCCTCACAGAAATCATTCAACTTTTATCATCTTCATGCAAGCTTACAACATTTACATCGCTTCAGATCTCATCAGTTCTTATATTGAAATGTTTATGAATACTTTCTATAGAAGATTCAGCACCTTGATCACCTGGCTCAACCACCAAAAAATCATGCAAAGCTACCACAAAAAGCATTATAATTGAAAGCATACCAAGAACTACTACTGGCTGAAATGCCAATCATACAAAATTAGATACGGTAAGCTTTTTGGTAAATCATTCCATTTTACCAGACACAGCATTACCAAAAACACTATCCAAAACTATAAAAGGAGAAAAAATAATAAACATCCACAAATAAAATATACGAACAAAATTTATTATAGCCAATATAGTAATAGGCACAAAAAATAACAATACCAAAATAAGCCTTATTAAAGATCAAATAGATATCTCATCCAAATTGATGGTTTGAGGGTCTTGAAAATCCATAAATCAAAGTATTCACATACCCATATATATCAAAGGTCAAGAAGCATCATTTGCAGATACTGTAATATCTTCTACAGATAGGGTAAAATCATCCTCTCACTCCTCACCACAAAGCCTATTGGGAAGATCATCTTGATCCATATCAAAAAACACTGTACATTTATTTGGAATTTCTACTTGATAAGAATCATAAGTATCCATACTTGATATTACCTGGTTGGGCACAGAAGTAACTGCTGCTGTTGAAATAACTGTAATATCTATTATCACAGCCACCAAAAACCAACTTGATTGTATTAAAACAGCAGCCAGACCAATTTTTGGTATATAAGACTTAAAAACACTTCAAGGCTGTCAAACAAAGAATGTTTTCAAAATCACAAACAAAAAAACAAACGCCAAAGTAAAATTTGCAAAATTTTTCATAATATTCCACAAATACCAAAGATACATATCCAAATTGAAAGCAGAACCATATACTCGCTCATTTGTCATCAATGTTCAAGCTACTACTGCTGGGATTATCCAAAGCCAGCTTAAAGCATTGAGAAAAAGTTCTAATATCTCAACCAATCATTCTGTTGATGATCACTCTCAACTAACTATACTCCCTGCATTAACCTGGCTTACCAATACAATCCAAAGCAACAATAGCAACAACAATTTTTTCATTTTTTTTGTTTTTTTTTAAATTTCATTATTAACGGCTTATGCTTTCAATTACAAATGAACCATCATCATAATTAAGTTCAACATCACTAATACCTAAGCTTAACTCATTTTTTATATTTTCAATAAGATCTCTTGCTTCACTCTCATTAGTTTTTCATTCTATAGCAGTTTGGAAAAATTGTCTAAGCTCACTATCATCATCTTTTTCATAATACCTAAACCTTCATGTTTCTGGATTAATATGATACAAAAGATTACCTTTTTTCATAAAGTAGTTTCATTCTCAATCACTATACTGTTCATCAGGACTTATTTCATCTCTTACTTGTGAAATAAGATCACTTCCACCGCTCTCTATAAGCTCGTGTACATCACCATCAAAATCTTCTTTATACTGAGCAATATTTCATTCAGACCTCACAACATCTGAAATTCTTTCTATATCCTGCAAACTACCAGTTCAAAGTTCATTCATTTTTTGTATAGCCCTACTAGTTCATCAAGAAGGATCAGAACCTACATCATCCACTGCCGCACGATGAAATTCCGCTGAAGAACGCACATTTTGCAATGGAGCAGGAGTCATAAAGTCTTGAAATTTATCTCATACTTTTGACAGTTCTCATTTAGAAAATTGATCATCCTGAATAATTTGTGGCTGTCTTTTAAATCTTTCCATTCATACTTCTAAACTTCACACACTTTGCATTCCACCACCAGGTGTAGGAATAACAGGAGCTGTTTTGGCAAATTCTTTAGACATTTTATCTACCCACTCTACAACTCAACTAGTAAGTTTTGATGTTTTCAATGCAGCAAAAACAACTCACCATAAAATAGCAATACCAAATAAATTTATTAAAAGCCAAGAAAACATATCATTAAAAGCATCAAATCAAAAAGCTTGTCAAGGAGTATTAAAACAAAGCTTTGTGTGATTATCACCTCAAACTGGTATGTCATAACAAACTTGATGTCATCAATCATCTTCATCATCATCTTCTTGACCTCACTCCTCACACATTCATTCTGACATTTCAATTCACATAGCACTAGAAACTCAACTTCAAGAAGATCAATCTCAACCCATAGGGTTAAGTGCCATCAAAACCACCATAAACATTATTCAAACACTCAAAGCAAATACAACCACCACCGGCAAAAATATCAAAGCCAAGACATTTGATATACTAAATTTTTCAGTC from Candidatus Absconditicoccus praedator includes these protein-coding regions:
- a CDS encoding LysM peptidoglycan-binding domain-containing protein; its protein translation is MNNIGVGKVFLFVVVLGAGLLSPDVFAGAVSADGTSSGSSESAYSGFIEFLEQLLSIGYIILWPLFFLAGILSDNTLVYGSGFNLDMYLWNLWNIMKNFANFIIGFVFILAVFLYIFNYKQDKFSPKKFFPKLLIAGVGVQASWFLVAILIDISTILTYAVGGLPLSSVQGNEQLDQKTMVIRSNMDIDNIGSIFSGTGSSYVWYSDGDKEYVPCKMSNTVTHKIEEGDTLSAIIHEYYDTSGWTDIEERVRDVAGQNGLDDPDKVGIGQEVDLTLDDATGKIYVGSDDLRERIEEDMQGHQLNGTEIEFENNSCVMHDMGYLVVENPQIGDSREEMIDNSEKQGINLSQLLDGAAGTSGIFSSVFSTFLNFSSLSMSQQGLDGDQNLGNFSLLMLFQFLFALAFIAPLVAFVVILFVRIFVLWMLIVFSPLLTIMWSFDFNFGENSGKYSVGAFLWIIFLPVVVVFVLSIGALFLTAINTSLLNNEGNNPINGLMSLQGQENEEDGVCEDGENAWKLDMFEDKPIHICFAEVEFDGGVAINAFFDYFSWFLANFFGIMVMWMVLFAVLKSGKFTGGIGNYIYNFSNQLAQTAPVVPSPYGTHSLGELEKFGSMIERAPRHWKEQQYTQGALRDFANKTSSSISGALGGERRYNSRQISGFAASQGGDDVGADFHELGNFITNEGLNLYEYKDDILSVINSHKDSWNFSTLDAALTDPEVVAEFSKQGHNIEGILENSKSQGDNESSRILNGLKDELERGRYDSKIDGAGVYTRDGVAFHFTGNGSDISLSTYDYKNNLEDLRSLASVAKDVGGDPISLLGETVSIGGMDYQIRDDGSVGRIDPSGT